One genomic region from Halobacteria archaeon AArc-dxtr1 encodes:
- a CDS encoding NAD(+)/NADH kinase produces the protein MDTEGWSAGESPTVAVLEGDAPATSGRRVTNAVAGAVDGRDASSVSGDATAIGAVLDVDPTFLVVSGEQALTAAVRAEVSVPVLPVTSNDHGTELDGPTPNEVAGAVSAVLDGCVGVCSRPIISVTTDGESTADGISERALFDVTLVTDEPARISEYAVASRGEHVARFRADGVVVATPAGTRGYAGSVGAPEVAPTVPAVAVTPIAPFVTHANRWVLPEDALSLTVERDEDDISLAVDGRLVDAIGTETRVELAVESSIRTLVVGDRTQN, from the coding sequence ATGGATACTGAGGGGTGGAGCGCCGGCGAGTCACCGACCGTGGCCGTTCTCGAGGGGGACGCTCCGGCCACGAGCGGACGCCGAGTCACGAACGCGGTTGCTGGCGCCGTCGACGGTCGGGACGCGTCGAGCGTTTCGGGCGACGCAACAGCGATCGGCGCGGTTCTCGACGTAGATCCCACGTTTCTGGTCGTTTCCGGCGAGCAAGCGCTGACCGCAGCGGTTCGAGCCGAGGTGTCGGTGCCGGTCCTTCCCGTGACGTCGAACGATCACGGCACGGAACTGGACGGCCCCACCCCGAACGAGGTCGCTGGCGCCGTCAGTGCGGTCTTGGACGGGTGCGTTGGCGTGTGTTCACGCCCTATCATCTCGGTGACGACAGACGGCGAGAGCACAGCAGACGGCATCTCCGAGCGGGCGCTGTTCGACGTGACGCTCGTGACCGACGAGCCGGCTCGGATCTCCGAGTACGCCGTCGCGAGTCGCGGCGAGCACGTGGCGCGTTTTCGTGCCGATGGGGTGGTCGTCGCGACGCCGGCTGGAACGCGCGGCTACGCCGGTAGCGTCGGTGCACCCGAGGTCGCCCCGACAGTCCCAGCCGTCGCCGTGACGCCGATTGCGCCGTTCGTCACCCACGCCAATCGGTGGGTGCTCCCGGAGGATGCGCTGTCGTTGACTGTCGAGCGCGACGAGGACGACATCTCGCTCGCCGTCGACGGTCGACTGGTCGACGCCATCGGGACAGAGACGCGCGTCGAGCTGGCCGTTGAGTCATCGATCCGGACGCTCGTAGTCGGTGACCGGACGCAGAACTAG
- a CDS encoding CoA-binding protein yields the protein MSHSTDDTLRELLAYDTIAVVGCSTTPGKAAHDVPAYLVDRGYEVLPVNPYADEVFGRKATDSLTALDEDVDLVCVFRPSEEVSGIVDEVLSREDVSALWLQRGITDDEAATRAKADGVAVVQDRCLKVEHRRLMG from the coding sequence ATGTCTCATAGTACTGATGACACCCTCCGCGAACTCCTCGCGTACGACACGATCGCTGTCGTGGGGTGTTCGACGACGCCAGGGAAGGCCGCCCACGATGTCCCGGCGTATCTCGTCGACCGAGGGTACGAGGTGTTGCCAGTTAACCCGTACGCTGACGAGGTTTTCGGCCGGAAAGCCACCGACTCTCTCACAGCTCTCGACGAAGACGTCGATCTCGTCTGCGTGTTCCGTCCGAGCGAAGAGGTCAGCGGGATCGTCGACGAGGTGCTCTCTCGTGAGGACGTGAGCGCACTCTGGCTCCAGCGAGGAATCACCGACGACGAGGCAGCTACACGAGCGAAAGCGGATGGCGTGGCTGTCGTCCAGGATCGCTGTCTGAAGGTCGAACACCGCCGACTCATGGGGTGA
- a CDS encoding recombinase RecA, which translates to MYDFADVVPDATVNPGTNVLVSGPPLTGKREIAFDVLASGASNGEGAVAVTTKDDAQTVLSKLGTRTDSDQNVGVVDCVTKQRGIGTTEDDPRIKYASSPVDMTGIGINLSEFLKEFYEERGLTQNRVLLHSVSTLLMYSDLKTVFRFLHVFTGRIQTANALGIYVIDSTAHDAQTMNTLKQLFDAAVEVEEGEGSEPEIRTAGLA; encoded by the coding sequence ATGTATGACTTTGCAGACGTCGTCCCAGACGCAACCGTCAACCCTGGGACGAACGTTCTCGTCTCGGGGCCGCCGCTAACGGGAAAGCGAGAGATCGCTTTCGATGTTCTCGCCAGCGGTGCCTCAAACGGTGAGGGGGCGGTCGCTGTCACGACGAAAGACGATGCACAGACCGTACTCTCGAAACTTGGCACACGCACTGATAGCGACCAGAACGTCGGTGTCGTCGACTGCGTCACGAAACAGCGTGGCATCGGGACGACCGAGGACGACCCACGGATCAAGTACGCCTCTTCCCCGGTTGACATGACCGGAATTGGAATTAACCTCTCGGAGTTCTTAAAAGAGTTCTACGAAGAGCGCGGACTGACACAGAACCGGGTACTTCTCCACTCGGTGTCGACGTTGCTCATGTACTCGGATCTGAAGACCGTTTTTCGGTTTCTCCACGTCTTCACCGGTCGAATTCAGACTGCAAACGCGCTTGGGATCTACGTCATCGACTCGACGGCTCACGACGCCCAGACGATGAACACGTTAAAACAGCTGTTCGATGCCGCTGTCGAGGTCGAAGAGGGCGAGGGGTCCGAACCCGAAATTCGAACCGCCGGCCTGGCGTAG
- a CDS encoding geranylgeranylglycerol-phosphate geranylgeranyltransferase: protein MGRWETIRGTLELTRPVNVVAAAVLPFVGAFVAGGVVEQPGAVGAAAAATGLAVAAGNAINDYFDREIDRINQPERPIPRGAVTPRGALAFSLVTFAIAISLALTLPALSIAIAAINLVALIAYTEFFKGLPGLGNALVAYLVGSTFLFGAAAVGDAGAALVLFLLAATATLTREIVKDVEDIEGDREEGLNTLPIAIGERRALLVGTGLLVLAVLASPIPYFQGYFGEAYLIVVLPASALMVLAAIKSFDNPTRGQSVMKYGMFLAVLAFVLGRASSVLEFPVIT, encoded by the coding sequence ATGGGACGCTGGGAGACGATTCGGGGGACGCTCGAGCTAACCCGACCGGTAAACGTGGTCGCCGCCGCGGTCTTACCGTTCGTGGGGGCATTCGTTGCCGGTGGTGTCGTCGAACAGCCGGGTGCCGTCGGCGCCGCGGCAGCGGCCACCGGGCTAGCCGTCGCTGCGGGGAACGCGATCAATGACTACTTCGACCGCGAGATCGATCGCATCAATCAGCCCGAGCGGCCGATTCCTCGCGGCGCAGTCACCCCACGTGGTGCGTTAGCGTTCAGTCTCGTCACGTTCGCGATCGCGATTTCGCTGGCGCTTACCTTGCCAGCGCTTTCGATTGCCATTGCGGCAATAAATCTCGTCGCGCTGATCGCGTACACCGAGTTCTTCAAGGGGTTGCCTGGTCTCGGAAACGCGCTCGTGGCGTATCTCGTCGGGAGCACATTTCTGTTCGGTGCGGCGGCAGTTGGGGACGCCGGTGCAGCACTCGTACTGTTCTTGTTGGCTGCTACAGCCACGCTGACCCGCGAGATCGTCAAAGACGTCGAGGACATAGAGGGAGATCGTGAGGAGGGGTTGAACACCCTCCCGATCGCGATCGGGGAACGGCGAGCACTGCTCGTCGGGACTGGACTGCTCGTACTCGCGGTGCTGGCGAGTCCGATTCCGTATTTTCAGGGATACTTCGGGGAAGCGTACTTGATTGTGGTACTTCCTGCCAGCGCACTCATGGTTCTGGCAGCGATCAAGAGCTTTGATAACCCCACACGTGGCCAGTCAGTGATGAAGTACGGAATGTTTCTGGCAGTTCTGGCGTTCGTTCTCGGACGTGCGTCGTCGGTTCTCGAGTTCCCAGTGATAACGTAA